One window of Anaerolineae bacterium genomic DNA carries:
- a CDS encoding SMP-30/gluconolactonase/LRE family protein, with translation MRPEFTLIAEGLPGAEGPVFDRDGRFFMVVPDRGLVVRVTDDGHVSTLADTGGIPAGLQCDRENHLWVADMKLGILRISPQGAIEPIVSRFEDAPIRGCNDLYFDSRGNLYFTAPAGSSAENPVGEVFCRRADGEVVRLDQGYQFCNGIAVTADDRQLIVAETRTRSLWAFDIVAPGVVANKRLWARLPGEHAGGPDGIDFDEAGNLLATNIGGSAIEVYGPDGTWLESIETPFTRPSNVHFGGDDGRWVYVTEHTNHAVWKFRWRHRGQRQYCEG, from the coding sequence GTGAGACCCGAGTTCACCCTGATCGCCGAGGGCTTGCCCGGAGCCGAGGGCCCGGTATTCGACCGCGATGGGCGGTTCTTCATGGTGGTGCCGGACCGAGGACTGGTAGTGCGAGTGACGGACGACGGGCACGTGAGCACCCTTGCCGACACCGGAGGCATCCCGGCCGGACTGCAGTGCGACCGAGAGAACCACCTGTGGGTGGCGGACATGAAGCTGGGCATCCTGCGCATCAGCCCCCAAGGCGCCATCGAGCCCATCGTCTCGCGCTTTGAGGACGCACCCATACGCGGGTGTAACGACCTGTACTTCGACTCCCGGGGCAATCTGTACTTCACTGCCCCGGCCGGCTCCAGCGCCGAGAACCCGGTAGGAGAGGTGTTCTGCCGCCGCGCCGACGGCGAGGTGGTGCGGCTGGATCAAGGCTACCAGTTCTGCAACGGCATCGCTGTGACTGCGGACGACCGCCAGCTGATCGTGGCCGAGACGCGCACCAGGTCTCTCTGGGCCTTTGACATTGTGGCGCCGGGTGTGGTGGCGAACAAGCGGCTCTGGGCCCGGCTACCGGGAGAGCATGCCGGTGGGCCGGACGGGATAGATTTCGACGAGGCGGGCAATCTGCTGGCGACCAACATCGGCGGCAGTGCCATCGAGGTCTACGGCCCCGATGGTACCTGGCTAGAGAGCATCGAGACGCCCTTCACCCGCCCCTCCAACGTGCACTTCGGCGGGGACGACGGCCGCTGGGTCTACGTCACCGAGCACACCAACCACGCCGTCTGGAAGTTCCGCTGGCGGCACCGGGGGCAGCGGCAGTACTGCGAGGGCTAG
- a CDS encoding class I SAM-dependent methyltransferase, whose amino-acid sequence MENLDRIAAMNRQHWERMVREGCGFTLPSLDLDRVLIRRYAEGSLDHPPEPLIWMYPASILDGVEGKDVLCLASGGGQQSAVFGLQGARVTVVDLAEGQLQGDRVAAEHYGYPVTTIQADMRDLSCLSDESFDLVYQAPSVCYVPDLRPVFAEVTRVLRPGGVYRVCFTNPATEFVGMESWDGHGYRISLPYAQKEETSGGSAQFRHYLADIFNGLLAAGLSIEQVADDPQYFTEHRPPPDPGTWHHYLLYCGGFAVVSRKRPAGQA is encoded by the coding sequence GTGGAGAACCTCGACCGCATCGCAGCCATGAACCGGCAGCACTGGGAGCGAATGGTGCGGGAGGGTTGCGGTTTCACCCTCCCCTCCCTCGATCTGGACCGCGTCCTGATTCGCCGCTATGCCGAAGGCAGCCTCGATCATCCCCCGGAGCCGCTCATCTGGATGTACCCCGCCAGCATCCTGGACGGCGTCGAGGGCAAGGATGTGCTGTGCCTGGCCTCCGGTGGAGGGCAGCAGTCCGCCGTCTTCGGCCTGCAGGGCGCCCGGGTGACCGTGGTGGACCTGGCCGAGGGGCAGTTGCAGGGCGACAGGGTGGCGGCAGAGCACTACGGCTACCCGGTCACCACTATCCAGGCCGACATGCGCGACCTATCCTGTCTGAGCGACGAGTCCTTCGACCTGGTCTACCAGGCGCCCTCCGTGTGCTACGTCCCCGACTTGCGGCCCGTCTTTGCCGAGGTAACCAGGGTGCTTCGGCCCGGCGGTGTCTATCGGGTGTGCTTCACCAACCCGGCCACCGAGTTCGTGGGGATGGAGTCCTGGGACGGCCACGGCTACCGGATCAGCCTCCCGTACGCTCAAAAGGAAGAGACCTCCGGGGGCTCGGCGCAGTTCCGCCACTACCTGGCCGACATCTTCAACGGCCTCCTCGCCGCGGGGCTGTCCATCGAGCAGGTCGCCGACGATCCCCAGTACTTCACGGAGCACCGCCCGCCGCCCGACCCGGGGACCTGGCACCACTACCTGCTCTACTGCGGCGGGTTCGCCGTGGTATCCAGGAAGAGGCCCGCCGGGCAGGCGTAA
- the dapA gene encoding 4-hydroxy-tetrahydrodipicolinate synthase — protein sequence MLTADALRGVIPAIVTPFTVSDAVDEPALRRITDHVLRNGVHGVMTTGGTGEFPHLSREEKRIVTAIVVDEVQGRVPVIAGTAACSTREAIDLSEDAQAIGADAVIVTAPYYFGLPPSSLERHYRELAEAVDIPIVVYNNPLYTGNNLSPALLARLAEVEGIIGLKQSNDNLGELVEVVRLARERMSVCTGIDSQFYPALCVGARGIFSTAANVMPAQMVQVYELTVSGRHDEARELHLRLQVLNRLLEYDPGYVSPCKEALAMMGMPAGRVRRPLPELTDEEWQELRGALEQLGLV from the coding sequence ATGTTGACCGCCGATGCCCTGAGAGGAGTGATCCCCGCCATCGTGACGCCGTTCACCGTTTCGGATGCGGTGGACGAGCCGGCGTTGCGGCGCATCACCGACCACGTGCTGCGGAATGGTGTCCACGGCGTCATGACTACCGGAGGTACGGGGGAGTTCCCCCACCTTTCGCGGGAGGAGAAGCGCATTGTCACTGCCATAGTGGTGGACGAGGTCCAGGGCCGGGTCCCGGTCATCGCGGGAACGGCAGCCTGTAGCACCCGGGAGGCCATAGACCTGAGCGAAGACGCCCAGGCTATCGGCGCCGACGCGGTCATCGTCACGGCGCCCTACTACTTCGGGCTGCCCCCGTCCTCTCTGGAACGGCACTACCGGGAGCTGGCCGAGGCGGTGGACATCCCGATCGTCGTCTACAACAACCCGCTGTACACGGGCAACAACCTGTCCCCGGCCCTGTTGGCCCGGCTGGCCGAGGTGGAGGGGATCATCGGCCTGAAGCAGAGCAACGACAACCTGGGCGAGCTGGTGGAGGTGGTCAGGCTGGCCCGTGAGCGGATGTCCGTCTGCACCGGCATAGACAGCCAGTTCTACCCCGCCCTCTGCGTGGGTGCTCGCGGGATCTTCTCCACCGCTGCCAACGTGATGCCGGCGCAGATGGTGCAGGTGTACGAGCTGACGGTGTCTGGTCGCCATGACGAGGCCAGGGAGCTGCACCTCCGGCTGCAAGTTCTGAATCGGTTGCTCGAGTACGATCCCGGGTATGTCTCGCCCTGCAAGGAGGCCCTGGCCATGATGGGTATGCCGGCGGGGAGGGTGCGCCGGCCGCTGCCCGAGCTGACCGATGAAGAGTGGCAAGAGCTTCGCGGGGCGCTCGAGCAGTTGGGGCTGGTATAG